The Halotia branconii CENA392 region TGGTGATGTCCTTGAAAGTTGAACTAGGTGAACGAGGTAACTTATTAGAACCAAAGCCAGAATATGCTCGCAGGTTAAAGCTGGAATCACCAGTGTTGACAGAGGCAGAATTGGACGCGATTAAATTGTCAGGTTTTGCAACAGCTGAGTTGTCAACTTTATTTGAAATTGCCAGCGGTCCAGAAGGATTAAAAGCAGCCGTACAGTCTTTGCAAGCACAAGCAGCAGAATCGGTTAGGGCTGGAGCGAAAATTTTGATTTTGAGCGATTCTGATCGTCAAGGTTTTACACTCAGTACTGAACATACTTATATTCCTCCTTTGTTAGCGGTAGGTGCTGTACATCACCACCTGATCCGTGAAGGTTTGCGAATGAAAGCATCCCTGATTGTCAACACTGCTCAATGCTGGAGTACCCATCATTTTGCTTGTCTGATTGGCTATGGGGCTGGTGCAGTTTGTCCCTATATGGCTTTAGATACTGTACGTGATTGGTGGTTAGATCCTAAAACACAACAGTTTATGGAACGGGGTAAAATTGCCGCCTGTTCCCAAGAACAAGCCATAGGTAATTATCGCCAAGCTGTAGAGTCAGGTTTATTAAAAATTCTCTCCAAAATGGGAATTTCTCTACTCTCCAGCTATCAAGCAGCACAAATATTTGAAGCTATTGGCATCGGTGGAGATTTATTAGAGCTGGGATTCCGTGGTACAGCTTCCCGCATCGGTGGTTTGAGTATTAGTGAACTAGCTGTGGAAGTGCTTTCCTTCCACAGTAAGGCTTTCCCGGAACTGACAACCCAGAAGTTAGAAAACTTGGGCTTTGTCCAGTACCGACGTGGTGGCGAATATCACATGAACAGCCCAGAAATGGCGAAGGCGTTGCATAAAGCTGTGGATGCCAAAAACTATGATCACTACGAAGTTTATAAACAATACCTGCAAGGTAGACCCATCACAGCATTGCGTGACTTGTTAGACTTTCAAAGCGATCGCTCACCAATTCCTGAAGAAGAGGTAGAGTCAGTAGTGGAAATTGTCCGGCGTTTCTGCACTGGCGGCATGTCTTTAGGCGCTTTATCGCGGGAAGCCCATGAAACATTAGCGATCGCGATGAACCGCATGGGTGGTAAATCTAACTCTGGAGAAGGTGGTGAAGATGCAGTCCGTTACAAAGTCTTGGATGATGTAGACGAATCTGGTCACTCGCCCACTCTACCGCACTTAAAAGGATTGCGGAATGGTGATACTGCTTCTAGCTTCATCAAGCAAGTCGCATCGGGGCGCTTTGGGGTAACGCCAGGATATTTGAGCAGTGCTAAACAAATTGAAATCAAAATCGCTCAAGGTGCAAAACCTGGAGAAGGCGGACAACTGCCAGGGCCGAAAGTAAGTCAGTACATTGCAACGTTAAGACGCTCTAAGCCCGGTGTGACGCTAATTTCACCACCACCCCACCATGATATTTATTCTATTGAAGATTTAGCACAGCTAATTTTTGATTTGCACCAAATTAATCCCAAGGCGCAGGTGTCAGTTAAGTTAGTTGCAGAAATCGGCATTGGCACAATCGCAGCGGGTGTGGCTAAGGCAAACGCCGACATCATCCAAATTTCTGGTCACGATGGAGGTACAGGGGCATCACCACTAAGTTCGATTAAACACGCTGGTTCACCGTGGGAACTAGGGTTGAGTGAGGTGCATCGTGTTTTGATGCAAAATAGTCTGCGCGATCGCGTGATTTTACGTGTAGATGGCGGTTTCAAAACTGGCTGGGATGTAATCATCGGTGCATTGATGGGCGGCGAAGAATTTGGCTTCGGTTCCATCGCCATGATTGCCGAAGGATGTGTGATGGCGCGAGTTTGTCACCTGAATACCTGTCCTGTGGGCGTTGCTACCCAAAAAGCAGAACTACGTGAGCGCTTTAGTGGTACACCAGAACATGTTGTCAATTTCTTCTATTTCGTGGCGCAAGAGGTGCGTAGCCTTCTAGCTAAACTAGGCTACCGTTCTCTATCAGAAATTATTGGGCGTGCGGATTTATTGACAGCACGACAAGATGCCAAACTTACCAAAACGCAAGCGTTGAACCTCAATTGTTTGCTTCAGCTACCAGATACTAAAGAAAACCGTAGCTGGTTGATCCATGAAGAAGTTCATAGCAACGGTGTGGTTGTAGACGATCAATTGCTAGCTGATCTAGAAATTCAAGCTGCCATTAAAAATCAGTCTAGTGTTACTAAAAGACTACCAATAGTCAACACTGATAGAACAGTTGGTGCAAGATTAGCAGGTGCGATCGCTTCTCAGTATGGCGATAGCGGCTTTGAAGGACAAATTAATCTCAAATTTACAGGTAGCGTTGGTCAAAGTTTTGGTGCTTTCAACCTCCCAGGTATGACTCTTACCCTAGAAGGAGAAGCCAACGACTATGTAGGTAAAGGAATGCACGGCGGCGAAATCATTATTAAACCTCCTGCCAATGCTACCTATAACCCTGCACAAAATGTCATAGTTGGCAATACCTGCCTCTATGGTGCTACAGGTGGTGTGTTGTTTGCCAATGGTTTAGCAGGAGAACGTTTCGCTGTGCGAAACTCTAAAGGCATAGCAGTCCTTGAAGGCGCTGGAGATCATTGTTGCGAGTATATGACTGGTGGGGTGATTGTTGTTCTTGGCAAAGTAGGACGTAACGTAGCAGCTGGCATGACTGGCGGACTGGCATATTTCTTAGATGAAGATAACTCATTCCCTGAGTTAGTTAACCCAGAAATTGTCAAAATCCAACGGGTAACTACAGAAGCAGGTGAAAAACAATTACAAGAGTTAATCGAAACTCATGCAATACGTACAGGTTCACCAAAAGCGAAGATGATTCTGCAAAATTGGCAAGCATATTTGCCTAAGTTTTGGCAATTGGTTCCGCCTTCAGAAGCAAGTAGTGCAGAAGCAGATGCTAAACAAGAACAGCTAAGTACAGTTTAGTCATACTAAATTGATATTAAGAAAGCTACAGATTTAATTTAGTTCCCACGCTTAAATCTGTAGCTTTCTTTTTCCATTAAAATTTATGAGTT contains the following coding sequences:
- the gltB gene encoding glutamate synthase large subunit, which gives rise to MNDQPMNQLQTMTFSDTYQGQRWLVDERDACGVGFIAHRQNHESHEVLVKALAALTCLEHRGGCSADQDSGDGAGILTAIPWELFQLDYSPVKIKDLSPSNLAVGMIFLPPDAELAQKARLAVEQIAKQEKLTVLGWRVVPVQPNLLGVQAKENQPQIEQVFLAAAEKSGDELERHLYITRRRISTAAKDISEDFYVCSLSSRTIVYKGMVRSAVLGNFYEDLKNPAYKSAFAVYHRRFSTNTMPKWPLAQPMRLLGHNGEINTLLGNINWMMAREASLNHPVWGDRISELKPLVHIDNSDSATLDNVLELLVRSGRSPLEALMFMVPEAYQNQPSLSKYPEIVDFYEYYSGLQEAWDGPALLVFSDGKKVGASLDRNGLRPARYAITKDDYIVVASEAGVVDFPEANIIEKGRLGPGQMIAVDLVSHEVLKNWEIKQRIARQQPYGEWLQKYRQELKSLIIDHSALANGNGNGNGKGQLTIDRQNLLRHQIAFGYTTEDVEMVIQPMAAESKEPTFCMGDDIPLAVLSQKPHLLYDYFKQRFAQVTNPAIDPLREKLVMSLKVELGERGNLLEPKPEYARRLKLESPVLTEAELDAIKLSGFATAELSTLFEIASGPEGLKAAVQSLQAQAAESVRAGAKILILSDSDRQGFTLSTEHTYIPPLLAVGAVHHHLIREGLRMKASLIVNTAQCWSTHHFACLIGYGAGAVCPYMALDTVRDWWLDPKTQQFMERGKIAACSQEQAIGNYRQAVESGLLKILSKMGISLLSSYQAAQIFEAIGIGGDLLELGFRGTASRIGGLSISELAVEVLSFHSKAFPELTTQKLENLGFVQYRRGGEYHMNSPEMAKALHKAVDAKNYDHYEVYKQYLQGRPITALRDLLDFQSDRSPIPEEEVESVVEIVRRFCTGGMSLGALSREAHETLAIAMNRMGGKSNSGEGGEDAVRYKVLDDVDESGHSPTLPHLKGLRNGDTASSFIKQVASGRFGVTPGYLSSAKQIEIKIAQGAKPGEGGQLPGPKVSQYIATLRRSKPGVTLISPPPHHDIYSIEDLAQLIFDLHQINPKAQVSVKLVAEIGIGTIAAGVAKANADIIQISGHDGGTGASPLSSIKHAGSPWELGLSEVHRVLMQNSLRDRVILRVDGGFKTGWDVIIGALMGGEEFGFGSIAMIAEGCVMARVCHLNTCPVGVATQKAELRERFSGTPEHVVNFFYFVAQEVRSLLAKLGYRSLSEIIGRADLLTARQDAKLTKTQALNLNCLLQLPDTKENRSWLIHEEVHSNGVVVDDQLLADLEIQAAIKNQSSVTKRLPIVNTDRTVGARLAGAIASQYGDSGFEGQINLKFTGSVGQSFGAFNLPGMTLTLEGEANDYVGKGMHGGEIIIKPPANATYNPAQNVIVGNTCLYGATGGVLFANGLAGERFAVRNSKGIAVLEGAGDHCCEYMTGGVIVVLGKVGRNVAAGMTGGLAYFLDEDNSFPELVNPEIVKIQRVTTEAGEKQLQELIETHAIRTGSPKAKMILQNWQAYLPKFWQLVPPSEASSAEADAKQEQLSTV